From the genome of Alphaproteobacteria bacterium, one region includes:
- a CDS encoding 2-oxoacid:ferredoxin oxidoreductase subunit beta has translation MNVQSPPEKLTARDFATDQEVRWCPGCGDYAILKGVQNTLAQLEADPKNTVFVSGIGCAARFPYYMETYGFHTIHGRSPAVATGVKLANPELDVWVVGGDGDMLSIGGNHTMHAIRRNVDLQILLFNNQIYGLTKGQYSPTSKIGTKSPSTPLGSIDNPVSAAQFALGVGGTFIARSSDILQKHLPEVLKRAYKHKGASFVEIFQNCIVYNDGAFKHFTEKSVQDEMQIHVEHGEPLLFGKDKSKGLILNKEEMRLEVVTLGEDGITLDDIAIHDETNRGLATMLAQMDPPDYPVALGVLYAEPAASYEVSVHAQIDQATKDGDKADLNKLLQRGQTWTVE, from the coding sequence ATGAACGTCCAAAGCCCCCCGGAAAAACTGACGGCCCGCGATTTCGCAACCGATCAGGAAGTTCGCTGGTGCCCCGGCTGTGGCGATTATGCCATCCTCAAGGGTGTCCAGAACACGCTGGCCCAGTTGGAAGCCGACCCCAAGAACACGGTCTTCGTGTCCGGTATCGGCTGCGCAGCGCGGTTCCCCTACTACATGGAGACCTATGGTTTCCACACGATCCACGGCCGCTCGCCGGCGGTCGCGACCGGTGTGAAACTCGCCAACCCCGAGCTCGATGTCTGGGTCGTGGGCGGCGACGGCGACATGCTGTCGATCGGCGGCAACCACACGATGCATGCCATCCGACGCAACGTCGATCTGCAGATCCTGCTCTTCAACAACCAGATCTACGGCCTGACAAAGGGCCAGTATTCGCCGACCTCGAAGATCGGCACCAAGTCGCCCTCGACCCCGCTCGGTTCGATCGACAACCCGGTCTCGGCAGCACAATTTGCGCTCGGCGTCGGCGGCACGTTCATTGCGCGCTCGTCCGACATCCTGCAGAAGCATCTGCCTGAGGTCCTCAAGCGCGCCTACAAGCACAAGGGCGCTTCCTTCGTCGAAATCTTCCAGAACTGCATCGTCTACAATGACGGCGCCTTCAAGCACTTCACCGAGAAAAGCGTCCAGGACGAGATGCAGATTCACGTGGAGCATGGTGAGCCCCTGCTGTTCGGCAAGGACAAGTCGAAGGGCCTGATCCTGAACAAGGAAGAGATGCGCCTCGAAGTGGTGACGCTGGGCGAGGACGGTATCACCCTCGACGATATCGCGATCCACGACGAGACCAACCGAGGCCTGGCGACGATGCTGGCCCAGATGGACCCGCCGGATTATCCGGTCGCGCTCGGCGTGCTCTATGCCGAGCCGGCAGCGTCCTACGAGGTCTCCGTGCACGCCCAGATTGATCAGGCGACCAAGGATGGCGACAAGGCCGACCTCAACAAGCTGCTCCAGCGCGGCCAGACCTGGACGGTCGAATAG